The following coding sequences lie in one Xanthomonas hyacinthi genomic window:
- a CDS encoding MFS transporter — protein sequence MGLLPVIAAGVEVSIPKAGLLVSAYATGVLVGAPLMTLALSRFPQRQALMLLMAIFTVGNLLSALATGYTGLLLARLVTSLNHGAFFGLGAVVAASVVPPQRQASAVATMFMGLTIANIGGVPAATWLGQTLGWRLSFAATAGLGVLAMAALWLALPAGERGRMPDVRAELRVLTRPVVLAALATTVLSAGAMFALYTYIAPFLQERTGASPGFVTAMLVLVGVGFSIGNVVAGRLADRSVDATLIGVLAVLVAIMLLLPILAGTQLGAALGILVWGAAAFAVVPPIQMRVMRAAAEAPGLASSVNVGAFNLGNALGAAAGGAVISGGLGYASVSAAGAVLAASALALVVAQVAATRRAAAACDCTNP from the coding sequence ATGGGCCTGCTGCCGGTGATCGCCGCCGGCGTGGAGGTCTCCATTCCCAAGGCCGGCCTGCTGGTCAGCGCCTACGCCACCGGCGTGCTGGTCGGCGCGCCGCTGATGACGCTGGCGCTGTCGCGTTTCCCGCAACGCCAGGCGCTGATGTTGCTGATGGCCATCTTCACCGTCGGCAACCTGCTGTCCGCGCTGGCCACCGGCTATACCGGCCTGCTGCTGGCGCGGCTGGTCACCAGCCTCAACCACGGTGCGTTCTTCGGCCTGGGCGCGGTGGTGGCCGCCAGCGTGGTGCCGCCGCAGCGGCAGGCCAGCGCGGTGGCAACCATGTTCATGGGCCTGACCATCGCCAACATCGGTGGCGTGCCGGCGGCGACCTGGCTGGGACAGACGCTGGGCTGGCGGCTGTCGTTCGCCGCCACCGCCGGCCTGGGCGTGCTGGCGATGGCCGCGCTGTGGCTGGCGCTGCCGGCCGGCGAGCGCGGGCGCATGCCCGACGTGCGCGCCGAGCTGCGCGTGTTGACCCGCCCGGTGGTGCTGGCGGCGCTGGCGACCACGGTGCTGAGTGCTGGGGCGATGTTCGCGCTGTACACCTACATCGCGCCGTTCCTGCAGGAGCGCACCGGGGCCTCGCCGGGCTTCGTCACCGCGATGCTGGTGCTGGTCGGGGTGGGCTTTTCGATCGGCAATGTCGTGGCCGGCCGCCTGGCCGACCGCTCCGTGGACGCCACCCTGATCGGCGTGCTGGCCGTCCTGGTCGCGATCATGCTGCTGCTCCCGATCCTGGCCGGCACCCAGCTCGGCGCCGCGCTCGGCATCCTGGTGTGGGGCGCGGCCGCCTTCGCGGTGGTGCCGCCGATCCAGATGCGGGTGATGCGCGCGGCGGCCGAGGCACCGGGGTTGGCGTCGTCGGTCAACGTCGGTGCCTTCAATCTCGGCAATGCGCTCGGCGCTGCCGCTGGCGGCGCGGTGATCTCCGGCGGACTGGGCTATGCGTCGGTGTCCGCCGCAGGCGCCGTGTTGGCCGCATCGGCGCTGGCACTGGTGGTGGCGCAGGTGGCGGCGACGCGGCGTGCCGCGGCGGCTTGCGACTGCACCAATCCGTAG
- a CDS encoding DUF1778 domain-containing protein, whose protein sequence is MPRMAERKDHPLSMRLPDADIAIIDRAATLRGRSRTDFVREAAVRAAEDVLMETAPVRMTPEGFDAFMQVLSGPVVPVPEMVELLRRRAPWERQDAMSRQD, encoded by the coding sequence ATGCCCCGTATGGCCGAGCGCAAGGACCACCCACTTTCGATGCGGTTGCCCGACGCCGACATCGCCATCATCGATCGTGCCGCGACGCTACGTGGGCGTTCGCGGACCGATTTCGTGCGCGAGGCCGCCGTGCGAGCGGCCGAGGACGTGCTGATGGAGACGGCGCCTGTCCGAATGACGCCGGAGGGCTTCGACGCCTTCATGCAGGTGCTGTCCGGCCCCGTGGTCCCGGTGCCCGAGATGGTGGAACTGCTTCGGCGCCGCGCGCCATGGGAGCGGCAGGACGCGATGAGCCGCCAGGATTGA
- a CDS encoding GNAT family N-acetyltransferase produces the protein MSLSAPEPLGSKHEVSGFTCGKPALDRWLKTRALSNQEKGFTAVMVVHEDNRVVGYYGLAPTAIVPGRMPRSIRTGQPPDPVPCLLLGQLATDERWKGKGIGTGLLKHALRRCVAAASLVGGRALIVNAVDAEAATFWGRRGFIASKDDPLVLFRSIADIAASIDQAG, from the coding sequence GTGTCGCTCTCTGCTCCGGAGCCGCTCGGCTCGAAACATGAGGTATCGGGGTTCACGTGCGGCAAGCCGGCCCTGGATCGTTGGTTGAAGACGCGCGCGCTGTCCAACCAGGAGAAGGGCTTTACCGCGGTGATGGTGGTTCATGAGGACAACCGGGTGGTCGGCTACTACGGTCTTGCACCGACGGCCATCGTGCCCGGGCGGATGCCGCGTTCCATTCGAACCGGACAGCCGCCCGATCCGGTCCCCTGCCTGCTGCTGGGGCAACTCGCCACGGATGAGCGATGGAAGGGCAAGGGCATTGGAACCGGGCTGCTCAAGCATGCTCTGCGGCGGTGTGTCGCGGCGGCGTCCCTCGTGGGTGGCAGGGCCCTGATCGTGAATGCGGTCGACGCGGAGGCCGCAACGTTCTGGGGGCGACGCGGTTTCATTGCGTCCAAGGATGATCCCCTGGTGTTGTTCCGCTCCATCGCCGATATCGCCGCTTCCATCGATCAGGCCGGCTAG